A window of the Janthinobacterium agaricidamnosum NBRC 102515 = DSM 9628 genome harbors these coding sequences:
- a CDS encoding histone deacetylase family protein, with amino-acid sequence MLTFYNELHGQHRGRYEIFRGEMVPCFEKPERADIVVAELGRRNLGRIVTPHGVPLTSLERIHTPRYLHFLRHAWADWLALDPANAEKDAFPAVWPVRTLRDDIEPENFCARLGLYSMDSGTPLTSGTWIAAKTGADCAVNAAHALRLGERSAFALTRPPGHHAGADFFGGYCFLNNAALAAQHLLDDGARKVAILDLDYHHGNGTQSIFYQRSDVLFLSLHADPRHEYPFYLGHADETGAGPGAGFNMNLPLPAGTGSASWFAALETACLRIAGYAPDALVVSLGVDTFAGDPLSQFKLQSADFLRIGERLAFLGLPTAFMLEGGYAVKEIGINVVNVLEGFETAE; translated from the coding sequence TTGCTGACCTTCTACAATGAATTGCACGGCCAGCACCGGGGCCGCTACGAAATCTTTCGCGGCGAAATGGTGCCGTGCTTCGAAAAACCGGAACGGGCCGACATCGTCGTCGCCGAACTGGGGCGACGCAACCTGGGCCGCATCGTCACGCCGCACGGCGTGCCGTTGACTTCGCTGGAACGTATCCACACGCCGCGCTACCTGCATTTCTTGCGCCACGCATGGGCCGACTGGCTGGCGCTCGACCCGGCCAATGCCGAAAAAGATGCGTTCCCGGCCGTGTGGCCGGTACGCACGCTGCGCGACGATATCGAGCCGGAAAATTTTTGCGCCCGGCTCGGCCTGTATTCGATGGACAGCGGCACGCCGCTGACGTCGGGCACCTGGATCGCCGCCAAGACCGGCGCCGATTGCGCGGTCAACGCGGCGCATGCGCTGCGCCTCGGCGAACGCTCCGCCTTTGCGCTGACGCGGCCGCCCGGCCACCATGCCGGCGCCGATTTTTTCGGCGGCTACTGCTTCCTCAACAATGCCGCGCTGGCGGCCCAGCATTTGCTGGACGACGGCGCGCGCAAGGTCGCCATCCTCGACCTCGACTACCATCACGGCAACGGCACCCAAAGCATTTTCTACCAGCGCAGCGACGTGCTGTTCCTGTCGCTGCACGCCGACCCGCGCCATGAATATCCGTTTTACCTGGGCCACGCCGATGAAACGGGCGCCGGTCCCGGCGCCGGCTTCAACATGAACCTGCCGCTGCCGGCCGGCACCGGCAGCGCCAGCTGGTTCGCGGCGCTGGAAACGGCCTGCCTCCGCATCGCCGGCTATGCACCGGACGCGCTGGTGGTGTCGCTCGGCGTCGACACCTTCGCCGGCGATCCGCTGTCGCAATTCAAGCTGCAAAGCGCCGACTTCCTGCGCATCGGCGAACGGCTCGCCTTCCTCGGCTTGCCGACCGCCTTCATGCTCGAAGGCGGTTATGCGGTCAAGGAAATCGGCATCAACGTGGTCAATGTACTGGAAGGTTTCGAGACCGCCGAGTAG
- a CDS encoding Dyp-type peroxidase, which translates to MPLDVIQYAQQGLLTHAVFGQIATLTLRDQSAATEQALLDVIAELANAAKASQDAAGLVAAFDPALWGRWRQRDIPVERTVLNNSPKLRDTGGDVLLYVKAASAATAEALMQSVRERLYALAAQIDIVAAGKRSDGKVMGGRYLDGITNPNDPVSMASDILVDGEFPGACYAFTQKFLFEWSTIGAMLPDAQDAMLGRNPDGAILPQHDRNAHIHRVHVKDANGDNLKFLRQALPFGEHAGSAAREKGLMFVAFCNRQPRFESVIQHMMGERPDRPADRLMGVVQGVAGSYWYVPSASELGVPAATVDDVTEDAHWDVRSRNGYMFYNSQDYLHQMSEGKYSAGDPPGARLLSLLGRAFSHWSDGWLSRSPFPRLPHLSTLASAAELAQPVALRKGLANQKTLAGLLSHPESEIARHNGLLRIYPEELIVGIIPDFTLGRGKEVVPYLSEDETMSAWLNGQLNEWSAMGHVVPDYQTLVTLGLGGLIARVQAKLDALGPDAAGAQADFYTAALWSLQGVQGYLENWALLSDTAAASAADPDDAANMQDVAARLRRLSSAAPASFQDGVQLVFSFHCCLHLVGELTSFGRLDQILWPLLEQDQIDTGRAQEIIDCLWLKIGENAFVNRGAVTDYVTYGTTAVCGYGGNFPQGGGINQWVQQITVGGYVANGDAAPTGGANAVTMLCLKAARRIPVNAPTLSLRVYDGIPDDIMDEAARCLLAGGAHPILYQDDRLCQALQDSGPTVTPAWSRNYAADGCYEPMLAGATAFAFNNVTPMTALEQTLNQGACYGQAGPVYLRGLKQTFRSPPAGAITSFGQLQDIFLRQLEWLTAQSYSTILSGLGKLAGVCPSPLLSAVIDGCLDAGRDLTDGGARFNMIAPLCVGVSNTIDALYAIRALVFDPASAVTTLPELVDCLINDWGHDMIEPYQSELLGPADAGERGRRYRELRAIALALPKWGSGHADVDALGNWLLENLVRICVDTIRQPAPAFQPVLDGVAKNFNVADFVVTPGIGTFEGYVGDGLGCGASADGRRNGMPIASDLSPAPAPQDLPPAPAFRNIYQALQSWRGDAVEYGLSNASPVDMNIAEAFPLEQLQAFVKAYARGETGSNLITLTCADLATYQAAVNDPERYNLVRVRMGGWTEFYATMFPVHQGQHQRRQYFTPGEEGRL; encoded by the coding sequence ATGCCGCTCGATGTTATCCAATATGCCCAGCAAGGATTGCTGACCCATGCCGTGTTCGGCCAGATCGCCACGCTGACCTTGCGCGACCAGAGCGCCGCTACGGAACAGGCGCTGCTCGATGTGATCGCCGAGCTGGCCAACGCCGCCAAGGCGTCGCAGGACGCCGCCGGCCTGGTGGCGGCCTTCGATCCGGCGCTGTGGGGACGGTGGCGCCAGCGCGACATCCCGGTCGAACGCACGGTGCTGAACAACTCGCCGAAGTTGCGCGACACCGGTGGCGACGTGCTGCTGTACGTGAAGGCGGCCAGCGCCGCCACCGCCGAGGCGCTGATGCAGTCGGTGCGCGAGCGGCTGTATGCGCTGGCCGCGCAGATCGACATCGTCGCCGCCGGCAAGCGCAGCGACGGCAAGGTGATGGGCGGCCGTTATCTCGACGGCATTACCAATCCCAACGACCCGGTCAGCATGGCCAGCGACATCCTGGTCGATGGCGAGTTCCCCGGCGCGTGTTATGCGTTCACGCAAAAATTCCTGTTCGAATGGAGCACCATCGGCGCCATGCTGCCCGATGCGCAGGACGCCATGCTGGGCCGCAATCCCGACGGCGCCATCTTGCCGCAGCATGACCGCAACGCCCATATCCACCGGGTGCATGTCAAGGACGCCAATGGCGACAACTTGAAATTCCTGCGCCAGGCGCTGCCGTTCGGCGAGCACGCCGGCAGCGCGGCGCGCGAAAAAGGCTTGATGTTCGTCGCCTTCTGCAACCGCCAGCCGCGTTTTGAAAGCGTCATCCAGCACATGATGGGCGAGCGTCCCGACCGTCCCGCCGACCGCCTGATGGGCGTGGTGCAGGGCGTGGCGGGCAGTTACTGGTATGTGCCGAGCGCCAGCGAATTGGGCGTGCCGGCCGCCACCGTCGACGACGTGACGGAAGATGCGCACTGGGATGTGCGCAGCAGGAACGGCTATATGTTCTACAACTCGCAAGACTATCTGCACCAGATGAGCGAAGGCAAATATAGCGCCGGCGACCCGCCCGGCGCGCGCCTGCTGTCCTTGCTGGGACGGGCGTTTTCGCACTGGAGCGATGGCTGGCTGAGCCGCTCGCCATTTCCGCGCCTGCCGCATTTGTCGACGCTGGCCAGTGCGGCCGAACTGGCCCAGCCGGTCGCGCTGCGCAAGGGGCTGGCCAACCAAAAGACGCTGGCCGGCCTGCTGTCGCATCCGGAGTCGGAGATCGCGCGCCACAACGGCTTGCTGCGGATTTATCCCGAAGAATTGATTGTTGGCATCATCCCCGATTTCACGCTGGGACGCGGCAAGGAAGTGGTGCCCTATCTGAGCGAGGATGAAACCATGAGCGCCTGGCTGAACGGCCAGTTGAACGAATGGTCGGCGATGGGCCATGTGGTGCCGGATTACCAGACCCTGGTCACGCTGGGGCTGGGCGGCCTGATCGCCCGGGTGCAAGCGAAACTGGATGCGCTGGGACCGGATGCGGCGGGCGCGCAGGCCGATTTTTATACCGCCGCGCTATGGTCGCTGCAGGGCGTGCAGGGCTACCTGGAAAACTGGGCGCTGTTGTCCGATACGGCCGCCGCCAGTGCCGCGGATCCGGACGACGCGGCCAATATGCAGGATGTGGCGGCGCGCTTGCGGCGTTTGTCCAGCGCAGCGCCGGCCAGCTTCCAGGATGGCGTGCAACTGGTGTTTTCCTTCCACTGCTGCCTGCACCTGGTCGGCGAACTGACCTCGTTCGGCCGGCTCGACCAGATCCTGTGGCCGCTGCTGGAGCAAGACCAGATCGATACCGGGCGGGCCCAGGAAATCATCGATTGCCTGTGGCTCAAGATCGGCGAGAACGCCTTCGTCAACCGCGGCGCGGTGACCGATTACGTAACCTACGGCACCACCGCGGTGTGTGGCTACGGCGGCAATTTTCCGCAGGGCGGCGGCATCAATCAGTGGGTCCAGCAAATCACCGTCGGCGGTTATGTCGCCAATGGCGACGCGGCGCCGACCGGCGGCGCCAATGCGGTGACGATGCTGTGCCTGAAGGCGGCGCGGCGGATTCCCGTCAATGCGCCGACGCTGTCGCTGCGCGTGTACGACGGCATCCCCGACGACATCATGGACGAGGCCGCGCGCTGCCTGCTGGCCGGCGGCGCCCATCCGATCCTGTACCAGGACGACCGGCTGTGCCAGGCGCTGCAGGATTCCGGTCCGACCGTGACGCCGGCATGGTCGCGCAACTACGCGGCCGACGGCTGTTATGAACCGATGCTGGCCGGCGCCACGGCGTTTGCCTTCAATAATGTGACGCCGATGACGGCGCTGGAACAGACCCTGAACCAGGGCGCCTGCTACGGCCAGGCCGGCCCGGTCTATCTGCGCGGCCTGAAACAAACCTTCCGCTCGCCGCCGGCCGGCGCGATTACCAGCTTCGGGCAGTTGCAGGACATCTTCCTGCGGCAGCTGGAGTGGCTGACGGCGCAAAGCTACAGCACCATATTGAGCGGGCTCGGCAAGCTGGCCGGGGTCTGTCCGAGTCCCTTGCTGTCGGCCGTCATCGACGGCTGCCTCGACGCGGGGCGCGACCTGACCGACGGCGGCGCGCGCTTTAACATGATCGCGCCGCTGTGCGTCGGCGTCTCGAACACCATCGATGCGCTGTATGCGATACGGGCGCTGGTATTCGATCCGGCCAGCGCCGTGACCACCTTGCCGGAACTGGTCGATTGCCTGATCAACGACTGGGGCCACGACATGATCGAACCGTACCAGAGCGAGTTGCTGGGGCCGGCCGACGCCGGTGAGCGCGGCCGGCGCTACCGCGAATTGCGGGCCATCGCGCTGGCCTTGCCGAAGTGGGGCAGCGGCCATGCCGACGTCGATGCGCTGGGCAATTGGCTGCTTGAGAATCTGGTGCGCATCTGCGTCGATACGATACGCCAGCCGGCGCCGGCGTTCCAGCCGGTGCTGGACGGCGTCGCCAAGAACTTCAATGTCGCCGATTTCGTCGTCACGCCGGGCATCGGCACCTTCGAAGGGTATGTCGGCGATGGCCTCGGCTGCGGCGCGTCGGCCGATGGACGGCGCAACGGCATGCCGATCGCGTCCGACCTGTCGCCGGCGCCGGCGCCGCAGGACTTGCCGCCCGCGCCGGCGTTCCGCAACATCTATCAGGCGCTGCAAAGCTGGCGCGGCGATGCGGTCGAGTATGGCTTGTCGAACGCGTCGCCGGTCGACATGAATATCGCCGAAGCGTTCCCTCTTGAGCAATTGCAGGCCTTCGTCAAGGCGTATGCGCGCGGCGAAACCGGCTCCAACCTGATCACGCTGACCTGCGCCGACCTGGCCACGTACCAGGCGGCGGTCAACGATCCGGAGCGCTACAACCTGGTGCGGGTGCGGATGGGCGGCTGGACCGAGTTTTACGCGACCATGTTCCCGGTGCACCAGGGCCAGCACCAGCGCCGGCAATATTTTACGCCTGGAGAGGAAGGGAGGTTATGA
- a CDS encoding organic hydroperoxide resistance protein codes for MSIEKVLYRAQATATGGREGRAISSDNVLDVQLTTPKELGGNGAAGTNPEQLFAAGYSACFLGAMKFVAGRDKIALPAGLQIEGHVGIGAIPTGFGIEVELKISLPGMERAAAEALVAAAHIVCPYSNATRGNIDVTLTIV; via the coding sequence ATGTCGATCGAAAAAGTCTTGTACCGCGCTCAAGCAACCGCAACCGGTGGCCGCGAAGGCCGCGCCATCTCGTCCGATAATGTGCTGGACGTGCAACTGACGACGCCGAAAGAACTGGGCGGCAACGGTGCAGCCGGCACCAATCCTGAGCAATTGTTTGCCGCCGGCTACTCGGCTTGCTTCCTGGGCGCGATGAAATTCGTCGCCGGCCGCGACAAGATCGCGCTGCCGGCAGGCTTGCAAATCGAAGGCCATGTCGGCATCGGTGCGATTCCTACCGGTTTCGGCATCGAAGTCGAATTGAAAATCTCGCTGCCGGGCATGGAGCGGGCCGCCGCCGAAGCGCTGGTCGCCGCCGCCCACATCGTGTGCCCCTACTCGAACGCGACCCGCGGCAATATCGACGTCACGCTGACCATCGTGTAA
- a CDS encoding GNAT family N-acetyltransferase: MTDWAWLSFEQLSTAELYQILALRQDVFILEQQCLYPDIDGCDQAAWHLLGWQTVDGQRRLAAYLRCLAPGAKFPEMALGRVLTAPAARGGGLGKQLLQQGIACAEQQFPGHPIRIGAQHHLERFYQGFGFNTISAPYDEDGIMHIDMRR, translated from the coding sequence ATGACCGATTGGGCGTGGCTATCATTTGAGCAACTCAGTACAGCCGAGCTGTACCAAATCCTTGCTCTTCGGCAAGATGTTTTTATCCTGGAACAGCAATGCCTGTACCCGGATATCGACGGCTGCGACCAGGCCGCCTGGCATTTGCTGGGCTGGCAAACGGTTGACGGCCAGCGCCGGCTGGCCGCCTATCTGCGCTGCCTGGCGCCGGGCGCCAAATTCCCGGAAATGGCGCTGGGCCGGGTACTGACCGCACCGGCCGCGCGCGGCGGCGGACTCGGCAAGCAATTGTTACAACAGGGCATAGCCTGCGCCGAACAGCAGTTTCCCGGCCACCCGATCCGCATCGGCGCCCAGCACCACCTGGAGCGTTTTTACCAAGGTTTCGGTTTTAACACCATCAGCGCGCCCTACGATGAAGACGGGATTATGCATATCGATATGCGGCGTTGA